Proteins from a single region of Pseudomonas quebecensis:
- a CDS encoding tRNA dihydrouridine synthase, with translation MQIALAPMEGLVDNILRDVLTRVGGIDWCVTEFIRVNDRLLTPAYFHKLAPELLHGAHTAAGVPLRVQLLGSDPVCLAENAALACELGSEVIDLNFGCPAKTVNKSRGGAVLLKEPELLNRIVEHVRRAVPVHIPVTAKMRLGFDSPDGALVCATALAEGGAAHIVVHARTKTDGYKPPAHWEWIPRVQDVVKVPVFANGDIWSVDDWRRCREVSGAEDIMLGRGLVARPDLARQIAAARAGAQVVEMTWAELQPMLQEFWRQSVAQLTEKQAPGRLKQWLAMLTRNYPEAVELFTAMRRETELERVSRLLGMTHPIAD, from the coding sequence ATGCAAATTGCCTTGGCGCCCATGGAGGGGTTGGTCGACAACATCCTGCGCGATGTACTGACGCGCGTGGGTGGGATTGACTGGTGCGTGACCGAATTCATCCGCGTCAATGACCGCCTGCTCACACCGGCCTATTTCCACAAGCTCGCGCCTGAACTGCTGCACGGTGCCCACACCGCCGCAGGTGTGCCCTTGCGTGTGCAGTTGCTCGGTTCCGATCCGGTATGCCTGGCGGAAAACGCCGCCCTGGCCTGCGAGTTGGGCTCCGAGGTGATCGATCTGAATTTCGGTTGCCCAGCCAAGACCGTCAACAAATCGCGCGGTGGGGCCGTGCTGCTCAAGGAGCCGGAGTTGCTTAACCGGATCGTTGAGCATGTGCGCCGCGCCGTACCGGTGCATATCCCGGTCACCGCCAAAATGCGTCTGGGCTTCGACAGCCCGGACGGTGCGCTGGTGTGCGCCACGGCGTTGGCCGAGGGCGGCGCTGCGCATATCGTGGTGCATGCGCGTACCAAGACTGATGGCTACAAGCCGCCTGCGCACTGGGAATGGATCCCCCGTGTGCAGGACGTGGTCAAGGTGCCGGTGTTCGCCAATGGCGATATCTGGAGCGTTGACGACTGGCGACGCTGCCGCGAAGTCAGTGGTGCCGAAGACATCATGCTCGGTCGTGGCCTGGTAGCGCGTCCGGACCTGGCGCGGCAAATCGCGGCGGCCCGCGCAGGTGCCCAGGTGGTGGAAATGACCTGGGCCGAGCTGCAGCCCATGCTGCAAGAATTCTGGCGGCAATCGGTGGCGCAACTGACAGAAAAGCAGGCACCCGGCCGCTTGAAGCAGTGGCTGGCGATGCTCACGCGCAACTACCCCGAAGCGGTAGAGCTGTTTACCGCCATGCGCCGCGAGACAGAACTGGAGCGCGTCAGCCGCTTGCTGGGCATGACGCACCCAATTGCGGATTGA
- a CDS encoding alpha/beta hydrolase, translating to MGALTWVRGVNGTLGRVAPQTVANRMRRVFMTPRALPPREWELPMLAQAQRITLRFGLSALRWGEGPAVLLMHGWEGRPTQFASLIGALIDNGYSVIALDGPAHGHSPGREAHVVLFARAMLEAAAELPPLHAVIGHSMGGASAMLAVQLGLRTQALVSIAAPSRFLDALGGFSRMMGLPARARAAFIQEVELTFGMPLKHLDVAHYHMNIPGLIVHAEDDTFVPVRAAKAIHDAWFDSRLLQLEQGGHQKVLADPRVIDGVLMLLGGARLQARQSA from the coding sequence ATGGGCGCGTTAACCTGGGTGCGAGGTGTCAACGGTACGTTGGGGCGCGTGGCGCCGCAAACGGTAGCCAATAGAATGCGCCGTGTGTTTATGACCCCGCGCGCGCTGCCGCCCCGTGAGTGGGAGTTGCCGATGCTGGCGCAGGCCCAGCGCATCACTTTGCGGTTCGGCTTGTCGGCCCTGCGTTGGGGCGAAGGGCCTGCGGTGCTGTTAATGCATGGCTGGGAAGGTCGCCCGACCCAATTTGCCAGCTTGATCGGTGCACTGATCGACAACGGCTACTCGGTGATTGCCCTGGACGGGCCGGCCCATGGGCATTCTCCAGGGCGCGAAGCCCACGTGGTGCTATTCGCCCGCGCCATGCTGGAGGCGGCTGCCGAGTTGCCGCCGCTGCATGCGGTTATCGGCCATTCCATGGGCGGCGCCAGCGCGATGCTCGCCGTGCAGCTGGGGTTGCGCACCCAGGCATTGGTCAGCATCGCCGCGCCGTCGCGGTTTCTGGATGCGCTGGGCGGCTTTTCCCGCATGATGGGCTTGCCGGCGCGAGCGCGTGCAGCATTTATCCAGGAGGTCGAGCTGACCTTTGGCATGCCGCTCAAGCATCTGGACGTGGCGCATTACCACATGAATATCCCAGGCCTGATTGTGCACGCTGAAGACGATACCTTTGTCCCGGTCAGAGCCGCCAAGGCCATCCATGATGCCTGGTTCGACAGCCGCCTGCTGCAACTGGAGCAGGGCGGCCATCAGAAGGTACTGGCCGATCCGCGGGTGATCGACGGTGTGCTGATGCTGCTGGGCGGCGCTCGTCTACAGGCACGGCAAAGTGCCTGA
- the leuC gene encoding 3-isopropylmalate dehydratase large subunit, translating into MAGKTLYDKLWDSHEVKRRDDGSSLIYIDRHIIHEVTSPQAFEGLRLAGRKPWRVDSIIATPDHNVPTTPERKGGIEAIADQVSRLQVQTLDDYCDEYGITEFKMNDVRQGIVHVIGPEQGATLPGMTVVCGDSHTSTHGAFGALAHGIGTSEVEHVFATQCLVAKKMKNMLVRVEGTLPFGVTAKDIVLAVIGKIGTAGGNGHAIEFAGSAIRDLSIEGRMTICNMSIEAGARVGMVAADEKTVEYVKGRPFAPQGDDWDAAVEAWKDLVSDADAVFDTVVELDAAQIKPQVSWGTSPEMVLAVDQNVPDPAQEADLVKRGSIERALKYMGLKANQAITDIQLDRVFIGSCTNSRIEDLRAAAVIAKGRKVASTIKQAIVVPGSGLVKAQAEAEGLDKIFLEAGFEWREPGCSMCLAMNPDRLESGEHCASTSNRNFEGRQGAGGRTHLVSPAMAAAAAVNGRFIDVRELI; encoded by the coding sequence ATGGCCGGCAAAACGCTTTACGACAAGCTTTGGGATTCCCATGAAGTGAAACGGCGCGATGACGGGTCGTCGCTGATCTACATCGACCGTCACATCATCCATGAAGTGACCTCGCCCCAAGCGTTCGAAGGCCTGCGACTGGCCGGGCGCAAGCCTTGGCGCGTCGACTCCATCATTGCTACCCCGGACCACAACGTACCGACCACTCCAGAGCGCAAGGGCGGCATCGAAGCGATCGCCGACCAGGTGTCGCGCCTGCAGGTGCAGACGCTCGACGATTACTGCGATGAATATGGCATCACCGAATTCAAGATGAATGACGTGCGTCAAGGCATCGTGCACGTGATCGGCCCGGAGCAGGGCGCCACCTTGCCGGGCATGACCGTGGTCTGCGGCGACTCGCACACCTCCACCCACGGTGCATTCGGCGCCCTGGCCCATGGCATCGGCACCTCCGAGGTGGAACATGTGTTCGCGACCCAGTGCCTGGTCGCCAAAAAGATGAAGAACATGCTGGTACGCGTCGAAGGCACCTTGCCGTTCGGCGTGACCGCCAAGGACATCGTCCTCGCGGTGATCGGCAAGATCGGCACCGCCGGCGGTAACGGCCACGCCATCGAGTTCGCCGGCAGCGCGATCCGCGATTTGTCCATCGAAGGCCGCATGACCATCTGCAACATGTCCATCGAAGCCGGTGCGCGTGTGGGCATGGTGGCGGCGGATGAGAAGACCGTTGAATACGTCAAAGGTCGTCCATTCGCACCGCAGGGCGACGATTGGGACGCTGCGGTCGAAGCCTGGAAGGACCTGGTGTCCGATGCCGATGCGGTGTTCGACACCGTGGTTGAACTCGACGCTGCCCAGATCAAGCCGCAAGTCAGCTGGGGCACTTCGCCGGAAATGGTGCTGGCCGTCGACCAGAACGTGCCGGACCCGGCGCAGGAAGCCGATCTGGTCAAGCGTGGTTCCATCGAGCGCGCCTTGAAGTACATGGGTTTGAAGGCCAACCAGGCGATCACCGACATCCAGCTGGATCGCGTGTTTATCGGTTCCTGCACCAACTCGCGGATCGAAGACCTGCGCGCCGCGGCGGTGATCGCCAAAGGCCGCAAAGTGGCTTCGACCATCAAGCAAGCCATCGTGGTGCCGGGCTCGGGCCTGGTCAAAGCGCAAGCCGAGGCCGAGGGCCTGGACAAGATCTTCCTCGAAGCCGGTTTCGAGTGGCGTGAACCGGGCTGCTCGATGTGCCTGGCGATGAACCCGGACCGTTTGGAATCCGGCGAGCATTGCGCGTCCACCTCCAACCGTAACTTCGAAGGGCGCCAGGGCGCCGGTGGGCGAACCCACCTGGTCAGCCCGGCCATGGCCGCTGCGGCTGCCGTCAACGGTCGTTTCATCGACGTTCGCGAATTGATCTGA
- the gltX gene encoding glutamate--tRNA ligase yields the protein MTTVRTRIAPSPTGDPHVGTAYIALFNYCFAKQHGGEFILRIEDTDQLRSTRESEQQIFDALRWLGITWAEGPDVGGPHGPYRQSERSEIYKQYTQQLVDMGHAFPCFCTAEELDQMRAEQQARGETPRYDGRALLLSKEEVARRLAAGEPHVIRMKVPSEGVCVVPDMLRGDVEIPWDRMDMQVLMKTDGLPTYFLANVVDDHLMGITHVLRGEEWLPSAPKLILLYEYFGWEQPQLCYMPLLRNPDKSKLSKRKNPTSVTFYERMGFMPEAMLNYLGRMGWSMPDEREKFSLQEMVDNFDLSRVSLGGPIFDIEKLSWLNGQWLRDLPVEEFASRVQQWALNPQYMMKIAPLVQGRVETFSQVAPLASFFFAGGVNPDPKLFESKKLSGDQVRQLMQLILWKLESLRQWEKDAITATIQAVVESLELKLRDAMPLMFAAITGQASSVSVLDAMEILGPDLTRFRLRQALDLLGGVSKKENKEWEKLLGAIA from the coding sequence ATGACCACCGTCCGCACGCGCATTGCGCCATCGCCTACTGGGGATCCCCACGTCGGTACTGCCTACATCGCCTTGTTCAACTACTGCTTCGCCAAGCAGCACGGCGGTGAATTCATCCTGCGGATCGAAGACACCGATCAACTGCGTTCCACCCGCGAGTCGGAACAACAGATTTTCGATGCGCTGCGCTGGTTGGGCATCACCTGGGCCGAAGGTCCGGACGTGGGCGGCCCGCACGGTCCGTATCGCCAGAGCGAGCGCAGCGAGATCTACAAGCAATACACCCAGCAACTGGTCGACATGGGCCACGCGTTCCCGTGCTTCTGCACGGCCGAGGAACTCGACCAGATGCGCGCCGAGCAACAGGCCCGTGGCGAAACCCCGCGCTACGACGGCCGCGCGCTGCTGTTGTCCAAGGAAGAAGTGGCACGCCGCCTGGCCGCCGGCGAACCCCATGTGATCCGCATGAAGGTGCCGAGCGAAGGCGTGTGCGTGGTGCCGGACATGCTGCGCGGTGATGTCGAGATCCCGTGGGACCGCATGGATATGCAGGTGCTGATGAAGACCGACGGCCTGCCAACGTACTTCCTGGCCAACGTGGTCGATGACCACCTGATGGGCATCACCCATGTGCTGCGTGGTGAAGAGTGGCTGCCGTCGGCGCCGAAGTTGATCCTGCTCTACGAGTATTTCGGTTGGGAACAGCCGCAACTGTGCTACATGCCGCTGCTGCGTAACCCGGACAAGAGCAAGCTGTCCAAGCGCAAGAACCCGACCTCGGTGACGTTCTACGAGCGCATGGGGTTTATGCCCGAAGCGATGCTCAACTACCTGGGCCGCATGGGTTGGTCGATGCCGGACGAGCGCGAGAAGTTCTCGCTGCAGGAAATGGTCGACAACTTCGACCTGTCCCGTGTGTCGCTGGGTGGGCCGATCTTCGATATCGAGAAACTCTCGTGGCTCAACGGCCAATGGCTGCGCGACTTGCCGGTGGAAGAGTTCGCCAGCCGTGTGCAGCAGTGGGCGTTGAATCCTCAATACATGATGAAGATCGCGCCGCTGGTGCAGGGCAGGGTGGAGACGTTCAGCCAGGTCGCGCCGTTGGCCAGTTTCTTCTTTGCCGGGGGTGTGAACCCGGATCCGAAGCTGTTCGAATCCAAGAAGCTGTCAGGTGACCAGGTTCGCCAGTTGATGCAGTTGATCCTGTGGAAGCTGGAGAGCCTGCGGCAGTGGGAGAAGGACGCGATCACCGCGACGATTCAGGCGGTGGTCGAGTCCCTGGAATTGAAATTGCGCGATGCCATGCCGCTGATGTTTGCGGCGATCACCGGGCAGGCCAGTTCGGTGTCCGTGCTCGATGCGATGGAAATTCTTGGCCCGGACCTGACGCGTTTCCGTCTGCGCCAAGCGCTTGATTTGCTGGGTGGTGTGTCGAAGAAAGAAAACAAAGAGTGGGAAAAGCTGCTGGGCGCTATCGCCTAA
- a CDS encoding LysR family transcriptional regulator produces the protein MDLANLNAFIAIAETGSFSGAGERLHLTQPAISKRIAGLEQQLNVRLFDRLGREVGLTEAGRALLPRAYQILNVLDDTRRALTNLNGEVSGRLTLATSHHIGLHRLPPVLRTFTRQFPNVALDIQFLDSEVAYEEILHGRAEVAVITLAPDPHHLVSATPVWDDPLDFVVAPEHSLAGHGRVSLADIAGHPAVFPGGNTFTHHIVSRLFEAQGLTPNIAMSTNYLETIKMMVSIGLAWSVLPRTMLDDQVASVALPGIQLSRQLGYIVHTERTLSNAARAFMSLLDAQVELPGQPA, from the coding sequence ATGGACCTGGCCAACCTCAACGCTTTCATTGCCATCGCTGAAACCGGCAGCTTTTCCGGGGCCGGTGAGCGCCTGCACCTGACGCAGCCGGCCATCAGCAAGCGCATTGCCGGCCTGGAGCAGCAGCTCAACGTACGATTGTTCGATCGCCTGGGGCGCGAGGTCGGCCTGACCGAAGCCGGGCGCGCCCTGCTGCCGCGCGCGTATCAAATCCTCAATGTGCTGGACGACACCCGCCGCGCCCTCACCAACCTCAACGGCGAAGTCAGCGGACGGCTCACCCTCGCCACCAGCCACCACATCGGACTGCATCGCTTGCCCCCGGTGCTGCGCACGTTTACCCGGCAATTTCCTAATGTGGCGCTGGATATTCAGTTTCTGGATTCGGAAGTGGCCTACGAAGAAATCCTGCATGGCCGCGCTGAAGTGGCGGTGATCACCCTGGCGCCCGATCCTCATCACCTGGTAAGTGCCACCCCGGTGTGGGACGACCCACTGGATTTCGTGGTCGCGCCGGAACACAGCCTGGCCGGCCATGGCCGTGTGAGCCTGGCCGATATTGCCGGCCACCCTGCGGTGTTCCCCGGCGGCAACACGTTTACCCACCATATCGTCAGCCGGCTGTTCGAGGCCCAGGGGCTTACCCCGAATATTGCGATGAGCACCAACTACCTGGAAACCATCAAGATGATGGTGTCCATCGGCCTGGCCTGGAGCGTGCTGCCGCGCACCATGCTCGACGACCAGGTGGCCAGTGTCGCTTTGCCGGGCATACAGCTCAGTCGCCAGCTAGGCTATATCGTGCACACCGAAAGGACGCTGTCGAACGCTGCGCGGGCTTTTATGAGCCTGTTGGATGCACAGGTCGAATTGCCGGGGCAACCGGCATGA
- a CDS encoding PAS domain S-box protein, whose amino-acid sequence MRTPVDSVPPLPRIYALDPREAEQSWDSAPQLLAALNAARLGAWCWDIDSGRISWSRGTQALFGFDPRQPLPKDLDYLELLDPADRARVVRAFHAVLAGEPFEQAMHHRIQWPDGTYHWLEVNGSLLPDKAGRRRMIGVIREITEQRERERALRHSEKRFATLFHLCPNMVLLTRQADGLISEANQYFEMLFGWPLAEALGRTTLELGLWRHPAQRAQLVKATQRKGQPITMEVQFCASNGQVHDGTLSAQKVELEGEAYLISTFLDTTERKNAEQALKDSQERLDLALDSAQLGTWDWHIPSGMLYGSARAAQLHGLPPEPFHESFDAFFEGMPEEERDNMRHAYRTLREGPAGSYQLTYRVPMEDGSSRYLESRARLYRDDQGAPLRMAGTLLDITDQVEREQRLSASEEKFASLFQASPDPICVTSQDSGVFIEINPAFTQTFGWTAAEVLDKNADQIGLWDDASQRVGRIERVIREKALNNVAVVARHKDGRNLTCVISSRLIKVGDQPCIVTTLRDITQQQRSEAALKASEEKFAKAFHSSPDAISITERDTGRYVEVNDGFCRLTGYRSEEAIGLTLYQIGIWADDNQRSALLAELQIKGRINHLEMLWRNKRGELLAVEVSVEPITLNEIPCLLLTARDVSLLKNAQAQIRHLAYHDPLTNLPNRALLMDRLSQQIALLKRHNLRGALLFLDLDHFKHINDSLGHPVGDTVLKIVTARLEASVRMEDTVARLGGDEFVVLLSGLEGSRLEVSRQVQGLANTLRELLSEPMFLDGHRLQVTPSMGVALIPDHGSTPADLLKRADIALYRAKDSGRNTTQMFHNSMQRTASERLRMETDLRLALSRGEFSVHYQPQVDARGNTIVGAEALVRWQHPQLGAQSPAEFIKVLEDSGLILEVGTWILDEACAAFGQLLQEGKIDPLNFSLCVNISPRQFRQNDFVERVERSLQQHALPCSLLKLEITEGIVIQNLDDTISKMRRLKKLGVSFAMDDFGTGYSSLTYLKRLPVDALKIDQSFVRDATHDPNDAEIIRAIVAMARSLNLEVIAEGVETPEQLAFLQKLGCHLYQGYLHSRPLPIEGFTALL is encoded by the coding sequence ATGCGCACCCCCGTCGATTCCGTGCCACCGCTGCCTCGCATCTACGCCCTCGACCCTCGCGAGGCCGAACAAAGCTGGGACAGCGCCCCGCAACTGCTGGCCGCGCTGAACGCCGCGCGATTGGGCGCCTGGTGCTGGGACATCGACAGCGGGCGTATCAGTTGGTCACGGGGCACCCAGGCGCTGTTCGGTTTCGATCCACGCCAGCCCTTGCCCAAGGACCTGGACTACCTCGAACTGCTGGACCCGGCCGACCGCGCCCGCGTGGTGCGCGCTTTTCATGCGGTGCTGGCGGGCGAGCCGTTCGAACAGGCCATGCACCACCGCATCCAATGGCCCGATGGCACGTACCATTGGCTGGAAGTCAACGGTAGCCTGCTGCCGGACAAAGCCGGACGTCGCCGCATGATCGGCGTGATCCGCGAGATCACTGAGCAGCGCGAGCGCGAACGTGCCCTCAGGCACTCCGAAAAGCGCTTCGCCACGCTGTTCCACCTGTGTCCGAATATGGTGCTGCTGACCCGCCAGGCCGACGGCCTGATCAGCGAAGCCAACCAATATTTCGAGATGCTCTTCGGCTGGCCTCTCGCCGAGGCGCTCGGCCGCACCACCCTGGAATTGGGCCTGTGGCGCCATCCCGCACAACGCGCGCAACTGGTCAAAGCCACCCAGCGCAAAGGCCAGCCCATCACCATGGAGGTGCAATTCTGCGCCAGCAACGGCCAAGTCCATGACGGCACGCTCAGCGCGCAAAAAGTCGAGCTCGAAGGCGAGGCGTACCTGATCAGCACCTTTCTCGACACCACCGAACGCAAGAACGCCGAGCAAGCCCTCAAAGACAGCCAGGAACGCCTCGACCTGGCCCTGGACTCCGCGCAACTGGGCACCTGGGACTGGCACATCCCCAGCGGCATGCTCTACGGTTCGGCCCGCGCCGCCCAACTGCACGGCCTGCCGCCGGAGCCCTTCCATGAATCCTTCGACGCGTTCTTCGAGGGCATGCCCGAGGAAGAGCGCGACAACATGCGCCACGCTTACCGTACCCTGCGCGAAGGCCCGGCCGGCAGCTATCAACTGACCTACCGCGTGCCCATGGAGGACGGCAGCTCGCGTTACTTGGAAAGCCGCGCCCGCCTGTACCGCGACGATCAGGGTGCGCCACTGCGCATGGCCGGGACCCTGCTGGACATCACCGACCAGGTCGAACGCGAACAACGCCTGAGCGCCTCCGAAGAAAAATTCGCCAGCCTGTTCCAGGCCAGCCCCGACCCGATCTGCGTAACCAGCCAGGACAGCGGCGTGTTTATCGAGATCAACCCGGCCTTTACCCAAACCTTCGGCTGGACCGCCGCCGAGGTGCTCGACAAGAACGCCGACCAGATCGGCCTGTGGGACGACGCCAGCCAGCGCGTCGGCAGAATCGAGCGGGTGATTCGGGAGAAAGCCCTGAATAATGTGGCCGTAGTGGCCCGGCATAAGGACGGCCGCAACCTGACCTGTGTGATTTCCAGCCGCCTGATCAAAGTGGGCGATCAACCGTGCATTGTTACGACCTTGCGCGACATCACTCAGCAGCAACGTTCGGAGGCCGCCCTGAAAGCCAGCGAAGAGAAATTCGCCAAGGCATTTCATTCCAGCCCGGACGCGATCTCGATCACCGAGCGCGACACCGGCCGCTACGTGGAAGTCAACGATGGCTTCTGCCGCCTGACCGGCTACCGATCCGAAGAAGCCATCGGCCTGACCCTCTACCAGATCGGCATCTGGGCCGATGACAACCAGCGCTCGGCGCTGCTGGCCGAACTGCAGATAAAGGGCCGCATCAACCACCTGGAGATGCTCTGGCGCAACAAGCGCGGCGAGTTGCTGGCCGTGGAAGTCTCGGTGGAGCCCATCACTTTGAATGAAATCCCGTGCCTGCTGCTGACGGCGCGGGACGTCAGCCTGTTGAAAAACGCCCAGGCGCAGATTCGTCACTTGGCTTATCACGACCCGCTGACCAACCTGCCCAACCGCGCGCTGCTGATGGACCGTCTCAGCCAGCAGATTGCCTTGCTCAAGCGCCACAACCTGCGCGGCGCGCTGCTGTTCCTGGACCTGGATCACTTCAAACACATCAACGACTCGCTCGGCCATCCGGTGGGCGACACCGTGCTGAAAATCGTCACGGCGCGCCTTGAGGCCAGCGTGCGCATGGAAGACACGGTGGCGCGCCTGGGCGGCGATGAGTTCGTGGTGCTGCTCAGCGGCCTGGAGGGGTCGCGCCTGGAGGTCAGCCGCCAGGTGCAGGGCCTGGCCAACACGCTGCGCGAGCTGCTCTCGGAGCCGATGTTTCTGGATGGTCACCGCCTGCAGGTCACGCCAAGCATGGGCGTGGCGTTGATTCCCGATCACGGTTCCACGCCGGCCGATTTACTCAAGCGTGCCGACATCGCCCTGTACCGCGCCAAGGACTCGGGCCGCAACACCACTCAGATGTTTCACAACAGCATGCAAAGGACCGCCAGCGAACGCCTGCGCATGGAAACCGACCTGCGCCTGGCCCTGTCACGTGGCGAGTTCAGCGTGCACTACCAGCCCCAGGTTGACGCGCGCGGCAACACAATCGTCGGCGCCGAAGCGCTGGTGCGCTGGCAACACCCGCAACTGGGCGCGCAGTCGCCGGCGGAATTTATCAAAGTGCTGGAAGACAGCGGCCTGATCCTGGAAGTCGGCACCTGGATTCTCGATGAGGCCTGCGCGGCGTTTGGGCAATTGCTTCAGGAAGGCAAGATCGACCCGTTGAATTTCAGCCTGTGCGTGAACATAAGCCCCAGGCAGTTCCGCCAGAACGACTTCGTCGAGCGAGTGGAGCGCAGCCTGCAGCAGCATGCCCTGCCCTGCAGCCTGCTGAAGCTGGAAATCACCGAAGGCATCGTGATTCAGAACCTGGATGACACCATCAGCAAGATGCGCCGCCTGAAGAAACTCGGCGTGAGCTTTGCCATGGATGACTTCGGCACCGGCTACTCGTCGCTGACCTACCTCAAGCGCTTGCCGGTGGACGCGCTGAAAATCGACCAATCGTTCGTGCGCGACGCGACCCACGACCCCAACGATGCCGAAATCATCCGCGCCATTGTGGCCATGGCCCGCAGCTTGAATCTGGAGGTGATTGCCGAAGGCGTGGAAACCCCTGAGCAACTGGCGTTCCTGCAAAAACTGGGCTGCCATTTATACCAGGGGTACCTGCACAGCCGACCGTTGCCGATCGAAGGGTTTACGGCACTCTTATAA
- the leuD gene encoding 3-isopropylmalate dehydratase small subunit has translation MRAFTQHTGLVAPLDRANVDTDQIIPKQFLKSIKRTGFGPNLFDEWRYLDVGYAYQDNSKRPLNKDFVLNAERYQGASVLLARENFGCGSSREHAPWALEEYGFRSIIAPSFADIFFNNSFKNGLLPIILSDAEVDELFQQVEATVGYQLTVDLAAQTVTRPDGKVYHFEVDAFRKHCLLNGLDDIGLTLQDGDAIAAFEAKHRASQPWLFRDA, from the coding sequence ATGCGAGCTTTTACCCAACACACCGGTCTTGTCGCACCGTTGGACCGTGCCAACGTCGACACTGACCAGATCATCCCCAAGCAATTCCTGAAGTCGATCAAGCGCACCGGCTTCGGCCCTAACCTGTTTGACGAGTGGCGTTACCTGGACGTGGGCTACGCCTATCAGGACAACTCCAAGCGCCCGCTCAACAAGGATTTCGTGCTCAACGCCGAGCGTTACCAAGGCGCCAGTGTATTGCTGGCCCGGGAAAACTTCGGTTGCGGCTCCAGCCGTGAACACGCGCCGTGGGCGCTGGAAGAATACGGCTTTCGTAGCATCATCGCGCCTAGCTTTGCCGACATCTTCTTCAACAACAGCTTCAAGAACGGCCTGTTGCCGATCATCCTGAGCGACGCCGAGGTGGACGAGCTGTTCCAGCAAGTGGAAGCCACTGTGGGCTACCAGTTGACCGTAGACCTGGCCGCGCAGACCGTGACCCGTCCGGACGGCAAGGTGTACCACTTTGAAGTGGATGCCTTCCGCAAACACTGCCTGCTCAATGGCCTGGACGATATCGGCCTGACCTTGCAGGACGGCGATGCGATTGCGGCGTTCGAAGCCAAACACCGGGCCAGCCAGCCTTGGTTGTTTCGTGACGCGTAA
- a CDS encoding TetR/AcrR family transcriptional regulator codes for MNDKKAQTRERILQAASAALIQRGPAEPSVGEVMGAAGLTVGGFYAHFESKDAMMLEAFSQLLAQRRASIDDLDEQITGEERRALVAAFYLSRKHRDSTSQACPLPATVGEMGRLPEAFRQVLNEHVELMAAQLAACPEDIDKALADMALMVGGLTLARALGPGELSDRVIRAAKSAVR; via the coding sequence ATGAACGATAAAAAAGCGCAAACCCGCGAACGCATTCTGCAGGCCGCCAGCGCTGCGTTGATTCAACGTGGCCCGGCTGAACCCAGCGTGGGTGAGGTCATGGGGGCGGCGGGGCTGACCGTGGGTGGCTTCTACGCACACTTTGAAAGCAAGGACGCGATGATGCTGGAGGCCTTCAGTCAATTGCTGGCCCAGCGCCGCGCGTCCATCGACGACCTCGACGAGCAGATCACCGGCGAAGAGCGCCGCGCCTTGGTGGCGGCTTTTTATCTGTCGCGCAAACACCGTGATTCAACCTCTCAGGCCTGCCCGCTACCCGCCACGGTCGGAGAAATGGGCCGCTTGCCGGAGGCGTTTCGCCAAGTGTTGAACGAGCACGTTGAGTTGATGGCGGCCCAGTTGGCGGCCTGCCCGGAAGACATCGACAAAGCCCTGGCGGACATGGCGTTGATGGTGGGTGGCCTGACCCTGGCGCGTGCGCTCGGGCCGGGGGAATTGTCGGATCGGGTGATACGCGCGGCCAAGTCGGCGGTGCGCTGA
- a CDS encoding acyl-CoA thioesterase: protein MGWDLATPFIIDLQVAAEDIDGLGHANNAVYVAWLERCAWRHSQRLGLDLAEYRRLDRAMAVVRHEIDYLAAAYEGDELQLATWIVDWDQRLKMTRRFQLVRPRDGATLLRAQTTFVCIELSSGKPKRMPVEFLDGYGPALTGG from the coding sequence ATGGGCTGGGATTTGGCAACGCCGTTTATCATCGATCTGCAGGTCGCCGCTGAAGACATCGACGGGCTGGGGCATGCCAACAACGCGGTGTATGTCGCTTGGCTCGAGCGCTGCGCGTGGCGCCATTCCCAGCGCCTGGGGCTGGACCTTGCCGAATACCGTCGCCTGGACCGTGCCATGGCGGTGGTGCGCCATGAGATCGATTACCTGGCCGCCGCTTATGAAGGCGATGAGCTGCAACTGGCCACCTGGATCGTCGATTGGGACCAGCGGCTGAAGATGACCCGCCGCTTCCAACTGGTCCGACCCCGAGATGGCGCTACCTTGCTACGGGCGCAGACCACCTTTGTATGCATCGAGCTGTCCAGCGGCAAGCCCAAGCGCATGCCGGTCGAGTTTCTCGACGGCTATGGGCCTGCCCTGACAGGGGGTTAA